The DNA sequence TTCAACCGCAAGGCCGTCGACCAGGGCGCGGTCAAGGGCAAGTACGCGGTCGTGCCGATCCCGGGCACCACGGCGGGCAGCGTCGCCCCGGCGTTCGCCGGCGGCAACCTGCTGGGCGTCTTCAACGCCAGCAAGCACCGCGGCCTGGCGCTGGAGTTCATCGAGCTGCTCGGCGGCGCGAAGTACCAGGAGAAGATGTACACCGCGATGGGCAACCTGCCGACGCTGAGCACCGTCCAGCAGAAGATCGCCGCGAACGACCCGTTCCTCAAGCCGTTCGTCGACACCCTCAAGGCGGGCACGAAGTTCGTCCCGGCGACGCCGGCGTGGTCCAAGATCGACAGCCAGAACGTGCTGCCGACCGCCGTGCAGCAGGTCGCCACCGGCGGCAAGGATCCGGCCGCCGCGCTGAGCGACGCCGCCGCCGCGATGGACAAGGCCTTCGGGTAGTGGTGGCACAGCAAGTCCGTCCCGTCGCGACGCGCGTCAAGGCGCCGCGACGGCGGCGGGACGGCCGGGCCGCGATCCTGTACCTGCTGCCCGCGGGGATCCTGCTCGCCGCGCTGCTCGCGTACCCGATCTACGAGCTGGTCCTGATCTCGTTCTACGACTACGGCCAGCCACAGGCCGCGGGCAACGCGCCGCTGGTGTACCTAGGTTTCGCGAACTACGCCGACCTGCTCTCGCAGGTGCAGTTCTGGACGGTGCTCGGCAACACGATCGGGTTCGCCGCGGCCTGCGTGCTCGGCGGCCTGCTGGTCGGCACCGGGCTCGCGGTCCTCGCGAGCCGGGTGCGCTCGCTCCCCCGGACGCTGCTGTTCCTCGCCGCGCTCGGCGCGTGGTCGACCCCGGCGATCGCCGGCTCCTACGTCTGGCTGTTCCTCTTCGACACCGACTTCGGCCTGGTCAACGAGGTGCTCTCGGGCATCGGGCTGCCCTTCGAGCACCACTCCTGGACGTTCGGCACGCTCGGCGCGTTCGGCCTGGTCGCCGCCGAGGTGATCTGGTGCTCGTTCCCGTTCGTCATGGTGACGATGTACGCCGGGATCAAGGGCATCCCGGACGAGGTGCTCGAAGCCGCGTCGCTCGACGGCGCGTCGGCGTGGCGCTCGACGTGGACGATCGTGCTGCCGATGGTGCGGCCGCTGCTGATGATCGCCACCGTCCAGTCGATCATCTGGGACTTCAAGGTGTTCACCCAGATCTACGTGATGACCAACGGCGGCGGGGTCGCCGGGCGCAACCTGGTCCTCAACGTCTACGCCTACCAGCAGGCCTTCGCCGGTCAGGAATACGGCCTGGGCTCGGCGATCGGAGTCGTCATGACGCTGTTGCTGCTGTCGGTCACCGGGCTCTACGTCCGCTCGCAGCGCCGGAGCGCGGCATGGCTGTGATCCCGCGACGCCGCGTTCGCCGTCCCGGCCGGCTGATCGCCGAGATCGTCACGGTCGTGATCGCCGGGATCGTCGCGTTCCCGCTGTACTGGATGCTGCTCTCGGCGTTCAAGCCACCGGGCGAGATCCAGTCGGCGAACCCGAAGCCGTGGACGTTCAGCCCGTCGTTCGACAACTTCCAGCGGGTGCTCACGGTGTCCGGCTTCGGGCGGTTCTTCCTGAACAGCCTGGTGGTGGCGCTGGTCGTCGTGGTGCTGTCGCTGCTGCTGTCGTTCCTTTCGGCGGTCGCGCTGACGCGGTTCTCGTTCAAGGGCCGGACCGTGCTGCTGGTGATGATCCTGGTGGCGCAGATGGTGCCGGTGGAGGCGCTGACCATCCCCTTGTTCTTCCTGATGCGCCAGATCGGCGGCGTGGCACCGGCGTTCGGGCTGAACGAGCTGGGTTCGCTGGTACTGGTGCACCTGGCGTTCAGCCTGCCGTTCGCGATCTGGATGCTGCGCGGGTTCGTCGCGGCGGTACCGGTGGAGCTCGAAGAGGCGGCGAAGATCGACGGCGCGTCGCGGATGCGGTTCACCTGGCAGATCTTGTTCCCACTGGTCGCGCCCGGTCTGGTGGCGGTGAGCGTGCTGGCGTTCATCCACGCGTGGAACGACTTCCTGTTCGCCAAGACGTTCATCATCTCCAAGACCGAGAACCAGACGCTGCCGCAGGCGATCCTGGTGTTCTTCAAGCCGGAGGACACCGACTGGGGCGCGGTGATGGCGTCGTCCACCCTGATGACCATCCCGGTGCTGGTGTTCTTCGTCCTCGTCCAACGACGGCTGGTGTCCGGCATGGCCGGCGCCGTGAAGGGCTGACATGTCTTTCGACGCACTGCTCCCCCGCCCGGTTTCGGTGACGCCCGCGGCGGGTTCGTGCCCGTGGCCGTCCTCTGTGGACGTTCGTGCCGGAGACCTGCCCGCGGAGGGCTACCGGTTGGAGATCTCGCCGTCCGGGGTCGTGTTGTCGTGTGCCGACGCCGCCGGGGAGTTCTACGGGCGGCAGACGTTGCGGCAGCTCGCCGGACCTGACGCGTTCCGCGCGGCTTCGCTCGGCGGGTCCCTCTCGATCCCGTGTGGGGTCATCGAGGACCAGCCGCGGTTCGGCTGGCGCGGCTGCCTGCTCGACGTCGCCCGGCACTTCCGGACCAAGGCCGAGGTGCTGCGGTTCGTCGATCTGCTGGCGGCGCACAAGCTGAACGTGCTGAACCTGCACCTGACCGACGACCAGGGCTGGCGCTTCGAGGTTCCGGCGTTTCCCCGGTTGACGTCGGTGGGCGGCTGGCGGCCGTCGTCGATGGCCGGCAGCGGGGGC is a window from the Amycolatopsis sp. NBC_00355 genome containing:
- a CDS encoding carbohydrate ABC transporter permease, whose product is MVAQQVRPVATRVKAPRRRRDGRAAILYLLPAGILLAALLAYPIYELVLISFYDYGQPQAAGNAPLVYLGFANYADLLSQVQFWTVLGNTIGFAAACVLGGLLVGTGLAVLASRVRSLPRTLLFLAALGAWSTPAIAGSYVWLFLFDTDFGLVNEVLSGIGLPFEHHSWTFGTLGAFGLVAAEVIWCSFPFVMVTMYAGIKGIPDEVLEAASLDGASAWRSTWTIVLPMVRPLLMIATVQSIIWDFKVFTQIYVMTNGGGVAGRNLVLNVYAYQQAFAGQEYGLGSAIGVVMTLLLLSVTGLYVRSQRRSAAWL
- a CDS encoding carbohydrate ABC transporter permease; protein product: MAVIPRRRVRRPGRLIAEIVTVVIAGIVAFPLYWMLLSAFKPPGEIQSANPKPWTFSPSFDNFQRVLTVSGFGRFFLNSLVVALVVVVLSLLLSFLSAVALTRFSFKGRTVLLVMILVAQMVPVEALTIPLFFLMRQIGGVAPAFGLNELGSLVLVHLAFSLPFAIWMLRGFVAAVPVELEEAAKIDGASRMRFTWQILFPLVAPGLVAVSVLAFIHAWNDFLFAKTFIISKTENQTLPQAILVFFKPEDTDWGAVMASSTLMTIPVLVFFVLVQRRLVSGMAGAVKG